In Leptolyngbya sp. SIO1E4, one DNA window encodes the following:
- a CDS encoding class I SAM-dependent methyltransferase codes for MSRLDYFSDVAKDYEKYRPSYPPAAIDKLLVGVRSDSKIVAADIGAGTGIGSRLLAQRGIQVLAIEPNPQMRAVATPNNHIRFIAGTAEKIPLSTASVDLVSSFQAFHWFDFEHSLQEFGRILKPSGRLALLWSFWDQTDPFSKYYTRLLYEAAKHSQQPMPQFQSATTQRTGWAKWRSRWQYWLFWQGFQLPGFRHLQKHEFTYRQTLDVTGLIGCARSQGFVPASGSEFDDLAAQLRILHRQWANQQGYVRLAYRTYLFTAVSAGI; via the coding sequence ATGAGTAGATTAGATTACTTTTCTGATGTAGCCAAGGATTACGAAAAGTACCGTCCCAGCTACCCGCCTGCGGCCATTGACAAGCTGCTAGTAGGGGTGAGGTCTGATTCAAAAATCGTTGCGGCTGATATTGGGGCGGGCACCGGCATCGGTTCACGACTGCTGGCCCAACGGGGAATTCAGGTATTGGCGATTGAACCCAACCCCCAAATGAGAGCGGTTGCCACCCCAAATAACCACATCCGCTTCATTGCAGGAACAGCCGAGAAAATTCCATTGTCTACGGCCAGCGTTGATTTGGTGTCTTCATTTCAAGCCTTTCACTGGTTTGACTTTGAGCACAGCCTCCAGGAGTTTGGCCGCATTCTTAAACCCTCAGGGCGATTGGCCCTCCTTTGGAGCTTTTGGGATCAAACAGATCCGTTTTCTAAGTACTACACGCGCCTCCTGTATGAGGCTGCAAAACATAGCCAGCAGCCCATGCCCCAGTTTCAATCCGCCACAACGCAGCGCACTGGCTGGGCAAAATGGCGATCGCGCTGGCAATACTGGTTATTCTGGCAGGGGTTTCAGCTGCCGGGCTTCAGGCATTTGCAAAAGCATGAATTCACCTATCGGCAAACTCTGGATGTCACCGGGCTCATAGGGTGTGCCCGCAGCCAAGGATTTGTACCTGCCTCAGGAAGCGAATTTGACGACCTGGCTGCACAGCTCCGCATTCTGCATCGCCAGTGGGCAAATCAGCAGGGATATGTGCGGCTGGCCTATCGAACCTATTTGTTCACAGCGGTCTCTGCAGGCATCTAA
- a CDS encoding serine hydrolase produces the protein MLNTRVGSPADLKASSYLNEAASDLGEHASAILLSLIQTIDRSHVAAFTPLLQAMLEAPEAPEFQFGSDNRDTLSGTDGSDFIFGRAGDDILAGKAGDDLLSGDRGDDWLNGDAGSDLLLGYEGADQLVGGTGDDFLVGGEGDDTLNGQAGNDALWGGSGDDQLDGGPGQDTLDGGSGDDVLIDTEGGDRLTGGTGKDEFRIGNGHLPDTPKITIFPPPPDFTITDFEVGQDVLTFNFWLSFDDLIIDDTEAGALISVEARAGLVLLEGVEAADLTEESFQFADPELATDLQTTLARSLEDETSPGSIAAVMTEDGYLWTGASGFAVAENNTPVTAEDRFPIASVTKPFTAVVTMQLADEDVLSLEDTMDQWLPETVTRQIPNSDEITIRQLLSHTSGINSFIMSDGYFQDLIENPSKIFQDWTTEDLLAEYVYGEDASFAPGAEVEYNSANYLLLGLIIESATDSTLESQFHDRIIDPLDLDNTFMPGGEIPADYQPGYIDADGDGVFDLNAAEADLDRFGGAGALISNAEDLMRFTQALVGGELVNPNTLNEMVTGGVPEQGVGLGFGYGDDSATGEFFFANGDSYGWTVRLRYDKESETTTLLFRNGVNLTAPEDYADTALAALRQTTNEYQTV, from the coding sequence ATGTTGAATACCCGCGTGGGTTCACCGGCTGATTTAAAGGCTTCTTCCTATCTGAATGAGGCAGCGTCTGACTTGGGGGAGCACGCGTCTGCAATACTTTTATCCCTGATTCAGACAATTGACCGTAGTCATGTTGCCGCCTTCACGCCTCTGCTACAGGCGATGTTAGAAGCTCCAGAGGCTCCAGAGTTTCAGTTTGGCAGCGATAATCGCGATACGCTATCTGGCACCGATGGCAGCGATTTTATCTTCGGTCGAGCTGGGGACGATATCTTAGCGGGTAAGGCAGGAGATGACTTACTGTCTGGTGATCGCGGCGATGATTGGCTCAATGGCGATGCAGGCAGTGACTTACTGCTGGGATATGAAGGAGCCGATCAGCTCGTTGGCGGCACTGGGGATGATTTTTTGGTCGGTGGCGAGGGTGACGATACCCTCAACGGTCAGGCAGGCAATGATGCTCTCTGGGGCGGATCTGGCGATGATCAGCTCGATGGCGGCCCCGGACAAGATACGCTTGATGGCGGCAGTGGGGATGATGTTTTGATCGACACTGAGGGCGGCGATCGCCTCACAGGCGGTACCGGCAAAGATGAGTTTCGCATTGGCAATGGTCACCTACCAGACACCCCTAAAATCACCATTTTTCCACCGCCACCTGATTTCACCATCACTGACTTTGAAGTGGGTCAGGATGTCCTCACTTTCAACTTCTGGCTAAGTTTTGACGACTTGATAATTGACGATACCGAAGCGGGTGCGTTGATTAGTGTCGAAGCTCGGGCCGGACTAGTCTTGTTGGAAGGGGTTGAAGCGGCTGATTTAACAGAAGAGAGCTTCCAGTTTGCAGACCCCGAACTCGCCACAGATCTGCAAACCACCCTGGCGCGATCGCTCGAAGATGAGACTAGCCCAGGTTCAATCGCAGCCGTGATGACTGAAGACGGATATTTGTGGACGGGAGCAAGCGGCTTTGCCGTCGCCGAAAATAATACACCCGTCACTGCTGAGGATCGCTTCCCTATCGCAAGCGTTACCAAACCCTTCACCGCTGTTGTGACGATGCAACTCGCTGACGAAGACGTGCTCTCTCTGGAAGACACGATGGATCAATGGCTGCCCGAGACGGTGACCAGGCAAATCCCCAACAGCGACGAGATTACCATTCGCCAACTCCTGAGCCATACTAGCGGCATCAATAGCTTTATTATGAGCGACGGGTATTTTCAGGATTTGATTGAAAACCCATCTAAAATCTTTCAGGATTGGACGACTGAGGACCTACTGGCTGAGTATGTGTATGGCGAAGATGCCAGCTTTGCCCCTGGTGCTGAGGTAGAGTACAACAGCGCCAACTATCTTCTGCTGGGCCTCATTATCGAGTCAGCTACAGACTCAACACTAGAAAGTCAGTTTCACGATCGCATTATTGACCCCCTTGATTTAGACAACACCTTCATGCCGGGGGGAGAAATCCCCGCTGACTACCAACCGGGCTACATTGATGCCGATGGGGATGGGGTATTTGACCTCAATGCAGCGGAAGCCGATCTCGATCGCTTCGGCGGTGCCGGTGCTTTAATCTCGAACGCTGAAGACCTGATGCGGTTTACCCAAGCCTTAGTGGGTGGTGAGTTGGTCAATCCTAATACCCTGAATGAAATGGTTACGGGTGGAGTACCTGAACAGGGAGTAGGTTTGGGCTTTGGCTATGGTGATGACTCCGCAACAGGAGAATTTTTCTTCGCGAATGGGGATAGCTATGGCTGGACGGTGCGCCTGCGCTACGACAAAGAATCTGAAACCACCACTCTCCTCTTCCGCAATGGCGTCAACCTTACAGCCCCAGAAGATTATGCCGATACGGCTTTAGCAGCCCTACGACAAACCACGAATGAATATCAAACTGTCTGA
- a CDS encoding GNAT family N-acetyltransferase gives MKMVVLQTDRLILRMFRHDDFEEYAALFSNPEIVQYLGNGKTLSRVVAWRSLAALIGHWQLRGYGTWAVEARDSQAFIGRIGFFDAEGWPGFELGWVLKPAYWGRGYATEGAQAALAYAFNELGKNRVISLIHPENIRSIRVAERLGERCEGETETFGEPTLIYAVNREKQSI, from the coding sequence ATAAAAATGGTTGTACTCCAAACAGATCGTCTCATCCTAAGAATGTTTAGACATGACGACTTTGAGGAATATGCTGCCTTATTTTCCAACCCAGAAATCGTTCAATATTTAGGGAATGGAAAAACCCTGTCACGGGTTGTTGCCTGGCGGAGTTTAGCGGCACTGATAGGGCATTGGCAACTCAGAGGCTACGGCACCTGGGCAGTTGAAGCGCGTGATAGCCAGGCGTTTATTGGCCGCATTGGCTTTTTTGATGCAGAAGGCTGGCCTGGCTTTGAATTGGGATGGGTTTTAAAGCCCGCTTATTGGGGACGGGGGTACGCTACTGAGGGAGCCCAAGCAGCCCTTGCATATGCCTTTAATGAACTTGGCAAAAATCGTGTCATTAGTCTGATTCACCCTGAGAATATCCGTTCGATTCGAGTGGCTGAACGGCTGGGAGAGCGCTGTGAAGGTGAAACCGAAACCTTTGGTGAGCCGACCTTAATCTATGCGGTTAATCGGGAAAAGCAGAGTATTTAA
- a CDS encoding molybdenum cofactor guanylyltransferase, whose translation MSAEPLAALILAGGLSRRMGADKALLDLAGTPMLRHTWEIAQTLTPAVWVVTAWPERYQACLPASAQWILETAPLPNTPPSGPLVAFAQALPQVEADWVLLLPCDLPALRVEVLAQWQQALPQVPPGAIAYLPHQPQGWEPLCGFYRRTCLPNLQTYVATGGRSFQQWLAQQPVQAIPNVPAEMLVNCNTPADWARYRAQLPLQTPDNAG comes from the coding sequence ATGAGCGCTGAACCCTTAGCAGCGCTGATTTTGGCGGGGGGGCTAAGCCGACGGATGGGGGCAGACAAAGCCCTGTTAGACCTGGCAGGAACCCCAATGCTGCGGCACACCTGGGAAATTGCCCAAACCCTAACGCCCGCCGTCTGGGTTGTGACGGCTTGGCCAGAGCGATACCAAGCTTGCCTGCCCGCTTCTGCCCAGTGGATTTTGGAAACGGCTCCTTTGCCAAATACCCCCCCTTCTGGCCCACTCGTGGCCTTTGCCCAGGCGTTACCCCAGGTTGAGGCTGACTGGGTGCTGCTGCTGCCCTGTGATTTACCCGCGCTGCGGGTTGAGGTGCTGGCGCAGTGGCAACAAGCCCTGCCGCAGGTGCCTCCCGGTGCGATCGCCTATCTACCGCATCAGCCGCAGGGGTGGGAACCCTTGTGTGGATTTTATCGCCGCACCTGTTTGCCTAATTTGCAGACCTATGTCGCCACCGGCGGGCGTTCATTTCAGCAATGGCTGGCTCAGCAGCCGGTTCAGGCCATTCCCAACGTGCCTGCCGAGATGCTGGTGAACTGCAATACCCCAGCAGACTGGGCTCGGTACCGGGCTCAGCTCCCCCTCCAGACCCCAGATAATGCTGGATGA